The Falco cherrug isolate bFalChe1 chromosome 6, bFalChe1.pri, whole genome shotgun sequence genome window below encodes:
- the CHGB gene encoding secretogranin-1 isoform X3 has translation MGPLALLGLLGAAALAGASAVPVEKDHTEEVVTRCIVEVLSNALSKTNAPPINPECKEILKKSGRNDRERSENKQLEVRHLKDPGEIENHRPGSVEKEQSQAEEESKKYMKGSDEERLAHEEGRSKEEEDGHHTPIQEERLHTEEKKHYQEIRREEEKSYHSEEESKESKRLDEEVERAVLSKKSRSGGTSTEEFPDGNNPRPVGRWHSEEGLQSPYKRIREGEEGEAEEERSEKHHHESMERDFSHQQEHEESDDSEETVEEKQPYKPKRYHGKHRMGDTSEEKRGHGGEKEVTAEESDTEAAHLWDRRNRHQKHREESEQQHEEKSGYHGRHGAEEVQAKRRADQGSEEYRERWQQSDESSEEENKRHRHSEESNEKWHEERRHHDGSREVRRHRSEGRTYLRGESEEELDGYLGGGSKEKQHRAGGRYRLWDSEGAGSQNVYAQERSGQARRQYSTEDSVEQQRYPGNSEEEEVVEEVGKKHHSSDQMENEENMEEGRYAEREEYRSHLPGENEKRSTASHSPFYLWWKSQPFEKQDSAGEQLLEGKEEGRPTLNEESLFPEYNDYNWWEKKQILSALKHGRTEKRNLGKMNKYDIKRQYNKMDQLAQLLNYRKKSAEFPELYNSGEDMKKRHIIRNDRRSLSQRPLTEEEEKELENLAAMDLELQKIAEKFNDHRRG, from the exons ATGGGGCCGCTGGCGCTGCTCGGCCTCCTGGGGGCCGCCGCCCTGGCAG gtGCCAGCGCAGTTCCAGTGGAAAAAGACCATACTGAAGAAGTG GTAACGCGGTGCATAGTGGAAGTTCTGTCCAACGCTCTATCCAAGACAAATGCACCACCAATTAATCCTGAATGTAAAGAAATCCTGAAGAAGA GTGGTAGAAATGAcagagagaggagtgaaaacaaacagcttgaAGTGAGGCATTTGAAAGACCCAGGAGAGATTGAAAATCATCGTCCTGGGAGTGTGGAGAAAGAACAGAGTCAGGCAGAAGAGGAATCTAAAAAGTACATGAAAGGAAGCGACGAGGAGAGACTTGCTCACGAGGAAGGTAGAagcaaggaagaggaggatggaCACCACACGCCTATTCAAGAAGAGAGACTTCATAcggaagaaaagaaacactatcAGGAAATcagaagagaggaggagaagagctACCACAGTGAAGAGGAAAGTAAGGAGAGCAAGCGTCTTGACGAAGAGGTAGAGCGTGCTGTTCTCAGCAAGAAGTCCCGCTCTGGAGGCACAAGCACAGAGGAGTTCCCTGATGGGAATAATCCACGTCCCGTGGGCCGCTGGCACTCGGAGGAGGGACTGCAGAGCCCTTACAAAAGAATTCGTGAAGGTgaagagggagaagcagaggaagaaagaagtgaaaaacacCACCATGAGTCTATGGAGCGTGATTTCTCCCATCAGCAAGAGCACGAAGAATCTGATGACAGCGAAGAAACAGTGGAGGAAAAGCAACCCTACAAACCCAAACGTTATCATGGGAAGCACCGAATGGGCGACACCTCTGAAGAGAAGAGGGGCCATGGTGGTGAAAAAGAAGTAACAGCTGAGGAATCGGACACAGAGGCGGCCCATCTCTGGGACAGAAGGAACCGCCATCAGAAACATCGTGAAGAGTCTGAGCAGCAGCATGAGGAGAAGAGCGGTTATCACGGGAGGCATGGGGCTGAAGAGGTGCAGGCGAAGAGGCGTGCAGACCAGGGAAGCGAGGAGTACAGAGAAAGGTGGCAGCAGAGTGACGAGAGcagtgaggaagaaaacaagaggcATCGCCACAGTGAAGAAAGTAATGAGAAATGGCACGAGGAGAGGAGACACCATGATGGATCGCGTGAGGTGAGGAGGCACCGTTCTGAGGGAAGGACGTATCTTCGAGGGGAAAGCGAGGAAGAGCTGGACGGGTATCTCGGTGGTGGCagcaaggagaagcagcatcGTGCTGGAGGGAGATACCGCTTGTGGGACAGTGAAGGTGCAGGGTCACAGAACGTGTACGCTCAAGAACGCAGTGGGCAGGCCAGAAGACAGTACAGCACTGAGGACAGTGTAGAGCAGCAGCGCTACCCTGGCaacagtgaggaggaggaggtggtggaggaagTAGGAAAGAAGCATCACAGCAGTGATCAGATGGAAAATGAGGAGAATATGGAGGAAGGAAGATATGCAGAGAGGGAGGAGTACAGAAGCCATCTCCCTGGGGAGAATGAGAAGAGAAGTACAGCATCCCACAGCCCTTTCTACCTGTGGTGGAAAAGCCAACCCTTTGAGAAGCAGGACAGTGCAGGGGAGCAGCTTCTGGAGGGCAAAGAGGAGGGCAGGCCCACCCTGAACGAGGAGAGTCTTTTCCCTGAATATAATGACTACAACTGgtgggagaaaaagcaaatccTAAGTGCTCTGAAGCACGGACGCACCGAGAAGAGGAACCTTGGCAAAATGAACAAATATGATATCAAAAGGCAATACAACAAGATGGATCAACTCGCACAACTTCTGAATTACAGGAAGAAATCGGCTGAATTCCCAGAGCTGTACAATTCGGGAGAAGACATGAAAAAACGTCACATAATCAGGAATGACAGAAGAAGTCTGAGCCAGAGGCCTCTGACAGAGGAGGAG